From Bombus huntii isolate Logan2020A chromosome 4, iyBomHunt1.1, whole genome shotgun sequence, one genomic window encodes:
- the LOC126864815 gene encoding protein SPT2 homolog isoform X2, which produces MIHANNCSSFEENSLLDFMYLILYVYYIKSPSQPDEDDYGYVSQEASAFYNQLMSKYNNMTSQKPVFDDCRKRTIKDIASTKDRVKLALKQQKVEEALGHRRKRKHPVKEAELEVEENTEKETKDDKKEKDEKPKAKRKPMPPPIDFTELLKIAEKKQHEPIIIEAKPKSDEPERLLTKKQMKEYAKEKEWRERKEQRNKLGNMNNKEGNVTTSNKLNKTQDCRNNASSSNKISKVSEKLTTVSSISNKTPSKATGLQSSTSKKGGVEKPNLNKVTPNRSNISKTSERDILSEERKRLETERKKLEEMRQAIEEEKKKLRLNKTQIEDMKNPKIEKSVSKMKVEKQELSKNIHKESPAISVTKCRIPKAMNDKIKQFPPADMKSIKSKQMLHLKEQRKLLVNHKRRIRDEDDEEEYDSELEDFIDDDVEEGNEDYSKYISEIFGYDKNKYKYVDNDDDTAMESSFAQQLKEEYVSTKIGIMEDLEDMRMEALEKKRKALFKKKFKK; this is translated from the exons ATGATTCATGCCAATAACTGCAGTAGTTTCGAAGAAAATAGCTTGTTGGACTTTATGTACCTCATTCtctatgtatattatattaaaa GTCCTTCACAACCTGATGAAGACGACTATGGATATGTTTCGCAGGAAGCGTCTGCATTTTATAATCAGTTAATGAGTAAATACAACAATATGACTTCGCAAAAACCAGTTTTCGATGACTGCAGAAAAAGGACAATAAAAGATATAGCATCTACAAAG GATAGAGTAAAACTAGCTTTAAAACAGCAAAAAGTGGAAGAAGCTTTAGGACACCGTCGGAAAAGAAAACATCCCGTAAAAGAGGCAGAATTAGAGGTAGAGGAAAACACTGAAAAAGAGACTAAAGatgataaaaaggaaaaagatgaGAAACCAAAAGCCAAGAGGAAACCTATGCCACCACCAATTGATTTTACTGAATTACTAAAAATTGCTGAAAAGAAACAACATGAACCAATCATTATCGAAGCTAAACCAAAAAGTGATGAACCAGAAAGATTATTGACGAAAAAACAAATGAAAGAATatgcaaaagaaaaagaatggcGAGAACGAAAAGAACAACGAAATAAACTTGGcaatatgaataataaagaGGGAAATGTTACGACATCtaataaactaaataaaaCACAAGATTGTCGTAATAATGCCAGTTCTTCTAACAAAATATCAAAAGTATCTGAAAAATTAACCACAGTATCTTCAATTTCGAATAAAACTCCTTCCAAAGCAACAGGATTACAATCATCAACTTCTAAAAAAGGAGGTGTTGAGAAACCTAATCTCAATAAAGTTACTCCAAACAGGTCCAACATTTCAAAAACATCTGAGAGAGACATACTCTCtgaggaaagaaaaaggttggaaacagagagaaaaaaattagaagaaatgcGACAAGCaattgaagaagaaaaaaagaaattaagatTAAACAAAACTCAGATTGAAGATATGAAAAATCCGAAAATTGAGAAGTCAGTATCAAAAATGAAAGTAGAGAAACAAGAGTTATCGAAAAACATACATAAAGAATCTCCAGCAATTAGCGTAACAAAGTGTCGTATACCAAAAGCAAtgaatgataaaataaaacaatttccacCAGCAGACATGAAGTCAATCAAATCTAAACAAATGCTTCATTTAAAGGAACAGAGGAAGTTACTGGTTAATCAtaaac GTCGTATAAGAGACGAGGATGATGAAGAGGAATATGACTCTGAGCTTGAAGATTTTATTGACGATGATGTAGAAGAAGGAAATGAAGATTATAGTAAATATATAAGCGAAATATTCggttatgataaaaataaatataaatatgtagaTAATGACGATGACACAGCTATGGAAAGCAGTTTTGCACAGCAGCTCAAGGAGGAATATGTATCTACTAAAATAG GTATTATGGAAGATTTAGAAGACATGCGTATGGAAGCtttggaaaaaaaaaggaaagctctctttaaaaaaaaatttaagaagtaa
- the LOC126864815 gene encoding protein SPT2 homolog isoform X1: MDFGTLLSVAQKNENNKQSIACYQTKFSPPKKPTKQSKSLSDNIKKFLARKEEEERQKALEEKKKRENLLALRDHKAQSRINKHLKVCKAANKSVLPDAIDNENTAVTMAGPSQPDEDDYGYVSQEASAFYNQLMSKYNNMTSQKPVFDDCRKRTIKDIASTKDRVKLALKQQKVEEALGHRRKRKHPVKEAELEVEENTEKETKDDKKEKDEKPKAKRKPMPPPIDFTELLKIAEKKQHEPIIIEAKPKSDEPERLLTKKQMKEYAKEKEWRERKEQRNKLGNMNNKEGNVTTSNKLNKTQDCRNNASSSNKISKVSEKLTTVSSISNKTPSKATGLQSSTSKKGGVEKPNLNKVTPNRSNISKTSERDILSEERKRLETERKKLEEMRQAIEEEKKKLRLNKTQIEDMKNPKIEKSVSKMKVEKQELSKNIHKESPAISVTKCRIPKAMNDKIKQFPPADMKSIKSKQMLHLKEQRKLLVNHKRRIRDEDDEEEYDSELEDFIDDDVEEGNEDYSKYISEIFGYDKNKYKYVDNDDDTAMESSFAQQLKEEYVSTKIGIMEDLEDMRMEALEKKRKALFKKKFKK, translated from the exons ATGGATTTTGGTACTTTACTAAGTGTGGCccagaaaaatgaaaataataagcag TCAATTGCTTGTTACCAAACAAAATTTTCTCCACCAAAAAAACCAACGAAGCAGAGTAAATCACTTTCGgacaatataaaaaaatttttagctcgtaaggaagaagaagaacgcCAGAAAGCattagaagaaaagaaaaaaagagag AATTTATTAGCGCTTCGTGATCATAAAGCCCAAAGtcgaataaataaacatttgAAAGTATGTAAAGCTGCAAATAAATCCGTTTTGCCAGATGCAATTGACAATGAGAACACAGCTGTTACAATGGCAG GTCCTTCACAACCTGATGAAGACGACTATGGATATGTTTCGCAGGAAGCGTCTGCATTTTATAATCAGTTAATGAGTAAATACAACAATATGACTTCGCAAAAACCAGTTTTCGATGACTGCAGAAAAAGGACAATAAAAGATATAGCATCTACAAAG GATAGAGTAAAACTAGCTTTAAAACAGCAAAAAGTGGAAGAAGCTTTAGGACACCGTCGGAAAAGAAAACATCCCGTAAAAGAGGCAGAATTAGAGGTAGAGGAAAACACTGAAAAAGAGACTAAAGatgataaaaaggaaaaagatgaGAAACCAAAAGCCAAGAGGAAACCTATGCCACCACCAATTGATTTTACTGAATTACTAAAAATTGCTGAAAAGAAACAACATGAACCAATCATTATCGAAGCTAAACCAAAAAGTGATGAACCAGAAAGATTATTGACGAAAAAACAAATGAAAGAATatgcaaaagaaaaagaatggcGAGAACGAAAAGAACAACGAAATAAACTTGGcaatatgaataataaagaGGGAAATGTTACGACATCtaataaactaaataaaaCACAAGATTGTCGTAATAATGCCAGTTCTTCTAACAAAATATCAAAAGTATCTGAAAAATTAACCACAGTATCTTCAATTTCGAATAAAACTCCTTCCAAAGCAACAGGATTACAATCATCAACTTCTAAAAAAGGAGGTGTTGAGAAACCTAATCTCAATAAAGTTACTCCAAACAGGTCCAACATTTCAAAAACATCTGAGAGAGACATACTCTCtgaggaaagaaaaaggttggaaacagagagaaaaaaattagaagaaatgcGACAAGCaattgaagaagaaaaaaagaaattaagatTAAACAAAACTCAGATTGAAGATATGAAAAATCCGAAAATTGAGAAGTCAGTATCAAAAATGAAAGTAGAGAAACAAGAGTTATCGAAAAACATACATAAAGAATCTCCAGCAATTAGCGTAACAAAGTGTCGTATACCAAAAGCAAtgaatgataaaataaaacaatttccacCAGCAGACATGAAGTCAATCAAATCTAAACAAATGCTTCATTTAAAGGAACAGAGGAAGTTACTGGTTAATCAtaaac GTCGTATAAGAGACGAGGATGATGAAGAGGAATATGACTCTGAGCTTGAAGATTTTATTGACGATGATGTAGAAGAAGGAAATGAAGATTATAGTAAATATATAAGCGAAATATTCggttatgataaaaataaatataaatatgtagaTAATGACGATGACACAGCTATGGAAAGCAGTTTTGCACAGCAGCTCAAGGAGGAATATGTATCTACTAAAATAG GTATTATGGAAGATTTAGAAGACATGCGTATGGAAGCtttggaaaaaaaaaggaaagctctctttaaaaaaaaatttaagaagtaa
- the LOC126864860 gene encoding uncharacterized protein LOC126864860 produces MEKVKKIKVNQAIELLWLNKKDAQKKKTNGHKIGKSLNIHAQCKIMHYYKKSKRQHPASSSKYRILSEIKSHTIRKNWSKVKNLFLLLLNFSIDIEPLIWRYSLILSLFSNVDNLSNISQLFETCIGASHSDKNLILKNLLLLRHK; encoded by the exons atggagaaggtcaaaaaaataaaagtg aatcaaGCTATTGAATTACTTTGGCTAAATAAGAAAGATGcgcagaagaagaagacaaACGGCCATAAGATAGGGAAATCATTGAATATTCACGCTCAATGTAAAATTATGCATTATTACAAGAAAAGTAAGAGGCAACATCCAGCAAGTTCTTCAAAATACAGGATACTCTCTGAAATAAAGTCACATACGATTAGAAAAAATTGGAGTAAAgttaaaaatctatttttattattactaaattTTTCTATTGATATTGAACCTTTAatatggcgttatagtctTATACTTTCATTATTTAGCAATGTCGATAATTTATCTAATATTTCCCAACTTTTTGAAACATGTATTGGTGCTTCACATtctgataaaaatttaatactaaaaaatttattgttattgcgtcataaataa